In Novosphingobium sp. MMS21-SN21R, a single genomic region encodes these proteins:
- the ykgO gene encoding type B 50S ribosomal protein L36, producing MKIRNSLKSLKDRHRDNRVIRRRGRVYVINKTQKRFKARQG from the coding sequence ATGAAGATTCGCAACAGCCTGAAGTCGCTCAAGGACCGTCACCGCGATAACCGCGTGATCCGTCGCCGTGGCCGCGTCTATGTGATCAACAAGACCCAGAAGCGCTTCAAGGCGCGTCAGGGCTGA
- the galE gene encoding UDP-glucose 4-epimerase GalE — protein MTKHPVLVTGGAGYIGSHAVLALKDAGWPVCVIDNLVTGFRFAVPDGVPFYEGDIADAALVARIIAEQGVRAIMHFAGSVVVPESVENPLKYYSNNTAKSRALIEAAVTGGVPHFIFSSTAATYGIPEVSPVAEDCPQRPINPYGMSKLMTEAMLGDVARAHPINFCALRYFNVAGADPEGRTGQSTAGATHLIKVAVEAALGKRESVGVFGTDFDTPDGTGVRDYIHVSDLAAAHVLALEALIQQPQQSLTMNCGYGRGFSVLEVLDAVDRVTNRKIVRKLGGRRAGDPDSLISDNRRIKATLPWEPKYADLDTIVTHALAWERKLGELRAQ, from the coding sequence ATGACCAAGCACCCCGTACTCGTCACCGGAGGCGCAGGCTATATCGGCAGCCATGCCGTGCTGGCGCTCAAGGATGCGGGCTGGCCGGTCTGCGTGATCGACAATCTGGTGACCGGCTTCCGCTTCGCCGTGCCAGATGGCGTGCCGTTCTACGAAGGCGATATCGCGGACGCAGCGCTGGTCGCGCGGATCATCGCCGAGCAGGGCGTGCGCGCGATCATGCACTTTGCCGGATCGGTTGTGGTGCCCGAATCGGTCGAAAACCCGCTCAAGTATTACAGCAACAACACCGCCAAGAGCCGCGCCCTGATCGAGGCGGCGGTGACCGGCGGCGTGCCGCACTTCATCTTCTCCTCCACCGCGGCAACTTACGGCATTCCCGAAGTTTCGCCCGTGGCCGAGGATTGCCCGCAGCGCCCGATCAATCCCTATGGCATGTCCAAGCTGATGACCGAGGCGATGCTGGGCGACGTTGCCCGCGCCCACCCGATCAATTTCTGCGCGCTGCGCTATTTCAACGTCGCCGGCGCCGATCCCGAAGGCCGCACCGGGCAATCCACCGCAGGCGCCACTCACCTGATCAAGGTCGCGGTCGAGGCGGCGCTGGGCAAGCGCGAATCGGTCGGCGTGTTCGGCACCGATTTCGACACGCCCGACGGCACCGGCGTGCGCGATTACATCCACGTATCCGATCTTGCCGCAGCGCATGTTCTGGCCTTGGAAGCGCTGATCCAGCAGCCGCAGCAGTCCTTGACGATGAACTGCGGCTACGGTCGCGGCTTCTCGGTGCTCGAAGTGCTCGATGCGGTGGACCGCGTGACGAACCGCAAGATCGTGCGCAAACTGGGTGGCCGCCGCGCGGGCGATCCCGATTCGCTGATCTCGGACAACCGCCGGATCAAGGCGACCCTGCCTTGGGAGCCGAAATACGCCGATCTCGACACCATCGTCACGCACGCGCTGGCGTGGGAGCGCAAGCTCGGCGAGTTGCGCGCTCAGTAA
- a CDS encoding DUF4136 domain-containing protein, with protein sequence MNRKSLLFCALLIGVPGSVQAQGYPGGGWDRPMMNQRLRGDDGRRMAEPAKKVDVEAFRAADAATLLGKGPITVAAAPGAEAEWKLPVYEAAVVDQLAKLGYDTAVSGAEGGQVAQIGITHDVVVPEEVKRKPVSGAMEVGVSNRGSYSALALNVDLSKPRKAIVSTRLDVRIRDKASGRVLWEGHAEAQTREDDDGLNNGAVAARLASALFARFEDAAEVPPVG encoded by the coding sequence ATGAACCGCAAATCTCTGCTTTTCTGCGCCCTATTGATCGGTGTGCCCGGGAGCGTGCAAGCGCAAGGCTATCCCGGCGGCGGCTGGGACCGGCCGATGATGAACCAGCGGCTGCGCGGCGATGACGGGCGGCGCATGGCTGAGCCTGCGAAGAAGGTGGACGTGGAGGCTTTCCGCGCCGCAGACGCCGCCACGCTGCTCGGCAAGGGGCCGATCACGGTTGCCGCCGCGCCGGGCGCCGAAGCCGAGTGGAAGCTGCCGGTCTATGAGGCAGCGGTCGTCGATCAACTCGCCAAGCTTGGCTACGATACGGCCGTGAGCGGCGCGGAGGGCGGACAGGTCGCGCAGATCGGCATCACCCATGATGTCGTCGTGCCCGAGGAAGTGAAGCGGAAGCCGGTTTCGGGCGCGATGGAAGTGGGCGTTTCCAATCGCGGCAGCTATTCCGCGCTGGCGCTCAATGTCGATCTGTCGAAACCGCGCAAGGCGATCGTCTCGACCCGGCTCGACGTGCGTATCCGCGACAAGGCCTCGGGCCGGGTGCTATGGGAAGGCCATGCAGAGGCGCAGACCCGCGAGGACGACGACGGGCTGAACAACGGCGCGGTTGCGGCGCGGCTCGCCTCGGCACTGTTCGCGCGGTTCGAGGATGCTGCCGAAGTCCCGCCGGTTGGCTGA
- a CDS encoding DUF4136 domain-containing protein, with amino-acid sequence MKRLAAALALAGLSATPLAAKPAPVDVTRFHTAQTLPRLKGAAVIIESASGGDPASLEAGVWRDAVARELTAAGFGSATPGAVDAVAEVMVDRDTQRRERGRSPVSVGVGGSTGSYGGGVGLGLGFNLGGGPKEWTTTRLSVRIRDRRTGEALWEGRAETRENAKAKDSAPALTAPRLAHALFAGFPGTSGETITVK; translated from the coding sequence ATGAAACGCCTCGCCGCTGCACTGGCCCTTGCCGGGCTGTCCGCAACGCCGCTCGCAGCAAAGCCTGCGCCGGTCGACGTCACCCGCTTCCACACCGCGCAGACACTCCCCCGGCTCAAGGGCGCTGCGGTGATCATCGAATCGGCGTCCGGCGGCGATCCCGCCAGCCTTGAAGCGGGCGTGTGGCGCGATGCGGTGGCGCGTGAACTCACCGCAGCAGGCTTTGGCAGCGCAACCCCCGGCGCAGTTGACGCCGTGGCCGAGGTCATGGTGGACCGTGACACCCAGCGCCGTGAACGCGGGCGCAGTCCGGTCAGCGTTGGCGTGGGCGGATCGACCGGGAGCTATGGCGGCGGCGTGGGACTGGGGCTCGGCTTCAATCTGGGCGGCGGGCCGAAGGAATGGACGACCACCCGCCTGTCCGTGCGCATCCGCGACCGCCGCACCGGCGAGGCCTTGTGGGAAGGCCGGGCCGAGACGCGCGAAAATGCGAAAGCGAAGGACTCCGCTCCGGCGCTCACCGCGCCCCGTCTGGCGCATGCGCTGTTCGCAGGCTTCCCCGGAACCTCGGGCGAGACTATCACGGTCAAATGA
- a CDS encoding M14-type cytosolic carboxypeptidase, producing MTDIRINAAFDSGNIEVLSVNGASARLAIRKDRESEFFQWFHFRVDGAAGRKLELKITGLGASAYPGGWPAYRAAFSEDREFWGRTETSYDAKEDGGTLTIRHTPSAGTCWFAYFAPYSMERHHDLVAATAGCDGVDYRCLGTSIEGQPIDCLSMGDGPKQVWLYARQHPGESMAEWWMEGALEMLTDPADPHARKLRQLCRFHVVPNANPDGSCRGHLRTNAAGVNLNREWHEPTPERSPEVLAIRNAMDETGVHFAMDVHGDEAIPYVFIAGFEGIPGWTDTLGEGYARYRSILERRTPDFQTRRGYPTAAPGRANLTMSTNQVAQRFGCVAFTLEMPFKDNDDLPCAVQGWSPERSKALARDCLASLLEWLDG from the coding sequence ATGACCGATATCCGCATCAATGCCGCTTTCGATTCCGGCAACATCGAAGTCCTCTCTGTCAACGGCGCCAGTGCCCGTCTTGCCATCCGCAAGGACAGGGAGTCCGAGTTCTTCCAGTGGTTTCACTTCCGCGTCGATGGGGCTGCGGGCCGCAAACTGGAATTGAAGATCACCGGCCTGGGCGCATCGGCCTATCCCGGCGGCTGGCCTGCCTACCGCGCTGCGTTTTCCGAGGACCGCGAGTTCTGGGGCCGCACTGAGACGTCCTATGACGCCAAGGAAGACGGCGGCACCTTGACCATCCGCCACACGCCATCTGCCGGCACCTGCTGGTTCGCCTATTTCGCGCCCTATTCGATGGAGCGGCATCACGATCTCGTCGCTGCGACGGCCGGGTGTGACGGGGTAGACTATCGCTGCCTTGGCACCAGCATCGAAGGCCAGCCGATCGATTGCCTGTCCATGGGCGACGGCCCCAAACAGGTCTGGCTCTATGCCCGCCAGCATCCCGGCGAATCGATGGCCGAATGGTGGATGGAAGGCGCGCTGGAAATGCTGACCGATCCGGCGGACCCGCACGCCCGGAAGCTGCGCCAGCTTTGCCGCTTTCATGTTGTGCCCAATGCCAATCCCGATGGATCGTGCCGGGGCCACTTGCGCACCAATGCTGCGGGCGTGAACCTCAACCGCGAATGGCATGAGCCGACGCCCGAACGATCGCCCGAAGTCCTCGCCATCCGGAATGCGATGGATGAAACCGGCGTCCACTTCGCCATGGACGTCCACGGCGACGAGGCCATTCCTTACGTGTTCATCGCCGGGTTCGAAGGCATCCCCGGCTGGACCGATACGCTGGGCGAGGGCTACGCGCGCTATCGCAGTATCCTTGAACGCCGCACGCCCGATTTCCAGACCAGGCGCGGTTATCCCACCGCTGCACCGGGCCGCGCCAATCTGACGATGTCGACCAACCAGGTTGCGCAGCGGTTCGGCTGTGTCGCGTTCACGCTGGAAATGCCGTTCAAGGACAATGACGACCTGCCCTGCGCCGTGCAGGGGTGGAGCCCGGAACGCTCCAAGGCCCTCGCGCGCGATTGCCTCGCGTCGCTGCTTGAATGGCTGGACGGTTGA
- the arsC gene encoding arsenate reductase (glutaredoxin) (This arsenate reductase requires both glutathione and glutaredoxin to convert arsenate to arsenite, after which the efflux transporter formed by ArsA and ArsB can extrude the arsenite from the cell, providing resistance.), giving the protein MKATIWHNPGCGTSRNTLAILQESGAQVTVIEYLKAPPSAEKLAQLYADAGITPQQGLRLNGTDAEERGLPQADDSAVIAAMVAEPKLIERPLVETDKGVRLCRPKEKVLEIL; this is encoded by the coding sequence ATGAAGGCAACGATCTGGCACAATCCCGGCTGCGGAACCTCGCGCAACACGCTGGCGATCCTGCAGGAATCAGGCGCTCAAGTGACGGTGATCGAATACCTCAAGGCCCCGCCCAGCGCCGAAAAACTGGCCCAGCTCTATGCCGATGCAGGAATTACGCCGCAGCAGGGCTTGCGCCTGAACGGCACCGATGCCGAGGAGCGCGGACTGCCACAGGCAGATGACTCTGCCGTGATCGCGGCAATGGTCGCCGAGCCGAAGCTGATCGAACGCCCATTGGTCGAGACCGACAAAGGCGTGCGCCTGTGTCGTCCGAAGGAAAAGGTGCTGGAAATCCTCTGA
- a CDS encoding TonB-dependent siderophore receptor — protein MIRFAQLLLAGTMLVPAPALAAEVLADVPADAAFDADPSGTVIVVTGTADGYRPVDANAIKTPTPLVDVPQTITVLTREQLDDQAITQLGDALRYVPGVVLGQGEGHRDQITLRGQSTTADFYLDGLRDDTQYYRSLYNIERVEVLKGANALLFGRGGGGGVINRVSKTPDLGRTKGGADINVDSFGAFALAADLNQPLTEQVAGRLNATYEEFDNHRQNFEGRFIGVNPTLAFEPGDATRIELSYNYDDDRRTTDRGVPSLGGKPLTGYDDTFFGTEALNLATVKAHIAQARVDHDLADNLSFNVLGQYTHTDKLYGNVFASGAVNTATNTVPLTGYQSGNVRDSWVGQANLVWTGSTGGIGHTLLAGVEAANQDTLSTRRNSNNATVALAERIVMPAFAFGALVTNSKTDVRTLSAYVQDQVELAPFLQLVAGVRFDEFRISGRNAINGVAAQRTDRKWSPRFGVVLKPRKEMSFYGSFTRSFLPQSGDQFGALDATQATLAPEQFENLEAGMKWDITPALAFTAAAYRLERDNSRFNNPVTGLPELSGKTRTKGIELSLAGRVLPDLQMSVGYTLQEGEVRSSTTAAPAGRKLAQLPRHQFAAWSRYDITKQIGVGLGVTHQSKSFTTISNAVTLPAFTRVDAAVFYDISDRFSVQLNVENLTDTDYFPSAHTDNNISTGEPINARVSIKAKF, from the coding sequence GTGATCCGTTTTGCCCAGCTGCTGCTCGCCGGAACCATGCTCGTGCCAGCCCCGGCCCTAGCCGCAGAAGTCCTCGCAGATGTTCCTGCAGATGCTGCATTCGACGCCGACCCCTCCGGCACGGTCATCGTGGTGACCGGCACGGCCGATGGCTACCGCCCGGTCGACGCCAACGCGATCAAGACGCCCACCCCGCTGGTCGACGTGCCGCAGACAATTACCGTCCTCACCCGCGAACAGCTTGACGATCAGGCCATCACCCAACTCGGCGATGCGCTGCGCTACGTTCCGGGCGTCGTGCTCGGCCAGGGCGAAGGCCACCGCGATCAGATCACCTTGCGCGGCCAGAGCACGACCGCCGATTTCTATCTCGACGGCCTCCGCGACGACACGCAGTACTACCGCTCGCTCTACAACATCGAGCGCGTCGAAGTGCTGAAAGGCGCGAACGCGCTGCTGTTCGGCCGTGGCGGCGGCGGCGGCGTGATCAACCGCGTGAGCAAGACGCCCGACCTTGGCCGCACGAAGGGCGGAGCGGACATCAATGTCGACAGCTTCGGCGCCTTTGCGCTCGCCGCCGACCTCAACCAGCCGCTGACCGAGCAGGTCGCCGGACGCCTCAATGCGACGTACGAGGAGTTCGACAACCACCGCCAGAACTTCGAGGGCCGCTTCATTGGCGTGAACCCGACGCTGGCGTTCGAACCGGGCGACGCCACACGTATCGAACTATCATACAACTACGACGACGACCGCCGCACCACCGATCGCGGCGTGCCTTCGCTCGGCGGAAAGCCGCTGACCGGTTATGACGACACGTTCTTCGGCACCGAGGCACTGAACCTCGCCACGGTGAAGGCGCACATCGCGCAGGCGCGCGTCGATCACGATCTGGCTGACAATCTCAGTTTCAACGTGCTTGGCCAATATACGCATACCGACAAGCTCTACGGCAACGTCTTCGCCAGCGGCGCGGTCAACACTGCTACCAACACGGTGCCGCTCACCGGCTATCAGAGCGGCAATGTGCGTGACAGCTGGGTCGGCCAGGCCAACCTCGTCTGGACCGGCAGCACTGGCGGCATCGGCCATACCTTGCTCGCAGGGGTTGAAGCTGCCAATCAGGACACGCTCTCCACCCGCCGCAACAGCAACAACGCCACAGTCGCTCTGGCAGAGCGCATCGTCATGCCGGCCTTTGCATTCGGTGCGCTGGTAACCAACAGCAAGACCGACGTTCGCACCCTGTCCGCCTATGTTCAGGATCAGGTGGAGCTGGCCCCGTTCCTTCAGCTTGTCGCAGGCGTGCGGTTCGACGAATTTCGCATCTCCGGGCGCAACGCGATCAACGGCGTTGCAGCGCAGCGAACCGATCGCAAGTGGTCGCCCCGCTTTGGCGTGGTGCTCAAGCCGCGCAAGGAAATGTCGTTCTACGGCAGTTTCACGCGCAGCTTCCTGCCGCAATCGGGCGACCAGTTCGGCGCACTTGACGCCACTCAGGCAACGCTGGCGCCCGAGCAGTTCGAGAACCTCGAAGCCGGCATGAAGTGGGACATCACCCCTGCGCTCGCGTTCACTGCCGCCGCCTACCGGCTGGAGCGCGACAACTCGCGCTTCAACAACCCGGTGACCGGCCTTCCCGAACTTTCCGGCAAGACCCGCACCAAGGGCATAGAGCTTTCGCTGGCGGGCCGCGTTTTGCCCGATCTGCAGATGAGCGTCGGCTATACGTTGCAGGAAGGCGAAGTGCGGTCGTCCACCACGGCAGCGCCTGCCGGACGAAAGCTTGCGCAGTTGCCGCGCCACCAGTTTGCCGCATGGAGCCGCTACGACATCACGAAGCAGATCGGGGTGGGCCTTGGCGTGACCCACCAGTCGAAGAGCTTTACCACGATCAGCAACGCGGTGACCCTGCCTGCGTTCACCCGTGTCGATGCCGCGGTGTTCTACGACATCTCGGACCGCTTCTCGGTGCAGCTCAATGTCGAGAACCTGACCGACACCGACTACTTCCCCTCGGCCCACACCGACAACAACATCTCGACCGGCGAACCGATCAACGCCCGCGTGTCGATCAAGGCGAAGTTCTAA
- a CDS encoding 2Fe-2S iron-sulfur cluster-binding protein, producing MARLTVNNQPVQYRLDDDTPLLWALRDAANLTGTKYGCGTGECGACMVIVDGQALPSCTLLLGEAEGRNVTTIEGLSGDRSHPVQQALVAEQAIQCGFCTPGIVMAAAALLATNASPTDEDIGRAITNICRCGTYPRLTRAIQRAGRVMRGEETLSAAPPPAVVAPGAG from the coding sequence ATGGCCCGCCTCACCGTCAACAACCAGCCCGTCCAGTATCGCCTTGATGACGATACGCCGCTGCTCTGGGCGCTGCGCGATGCGGCGAATCTGACGGGGACCAAGTATGGCTGCGGCACGGGCGAGTGCGGCGCCTGCATGGTCATCGTCGATGGGCAGGCCCTGCCAAGCTGCACGCTGCTGCTGGGCGAGGCCGAGGGCCGCAACGTTACCACGATCGAGGGTTTATCGGGCGACCGTTCGCACCCGGTGCAGCAGGCGCTGGTGGCCGAACAGGCAATCCAGTGCGGCTTCTGCACGCCCGGCATCGTCATGGCCGCCGCTGCTCTGCTCGCCACCAACGCCAGCCCGACCGACGAGGACATTGGCCGCGCGATCACCAACATCTGCCGCTGTGGCACCTATCCCCGGCTCACGCGTGCGATCCAGCGCGCGGGCCGGGTCATGCGCGGCGAGGAAACACTCAGTGCCGCCCCGCCACCGGCCGTGGTGGCACCGGGGGCGGGCTGA
- a CDS encoding class II aldolase/adducin family protein, with amino-acid sequence MATHLRSNIDCSDAEWHARQELAACYRIYDHLGWSESIYNHISLKVPDEDGAFLINPFGLLYSEVTASNLVKIDIDGNKLDSSEYPVNQAGFTQHAYFHRHLPWAHAIAHVHTTETMAVCSLEEGLMPINFYACNFANQLAYHEFEGVTVRAEEGERLLANLGNKRILMLRNHGPVVLAPTLQQMFIMQWALQRACEIQIATLSMGQPVVRVPDEVVAVHQRDLGQVSAGGAAGAADFAAWTRRIDRIDRGWRD; translated from the coding sequence ATGGCCACCCACTTGCGGTCCAATATCGATTGCAGCGATGCCGAATGGCATGCGCGACAGGAACTGGCTGCCTGCTACCGCATCTACGATCACCTCGGCTGGTCGGAATCGATCTACAACCATATCTCGCTGAAAGTGCCGGACGAAGACGGTGCTTTCCTGATCAACCCGTTCGGGCTGCTCTATTCCGAGGTCACCGCCTCCAATCTCGTCAAGATCGACATCGATGGCAACAAGCTGGACAGCAGCGAGTATCCGGTCAACCAGGCCGGCTTCACCCAGCACGCCTATTTCCACCGGCACCTGCCCTGGGCCCATGCCATCGCGCATGTCCACACGACCGAGACGATGGCGGTGTGCAGCCTCGAAGAAGGGCTGATGCCGATCAACTTCTACGCCTGCAACTTTGCGAACCAACTCGCCTACCACGAATTCGAAGGCGTGACGGTGCGAGCAGAGGAGGGTGAGCGGCTGCTCGCCAACCTTGGCAACAAGCGTATCCTCATGCTGCGGAACCACGGCCCGGTCGTGCTCGCGCCCACGCTCCAGCAGATGTTCATCATGCAATGGGCCTTGCAGCGCGCTTGCGAAATCCAGATCGCCACGCTGTCGATGGGCCAGCCGGTGGTGCGCGTGCCCGATGAGGTCGTCGCCGTTCACCAGCGCGACCTTGGACAGGTCAGCGCGGGCGGCGCGGCTGGTGCTGCGGACTTTGCCGCATGGACGCGGCGGATCGACAGGATCGATCGCGGCTGGCGGGATTGA
- a CDS encoding SOS response-associated peptidase family protein, translating into MCNLYRMTSNVQAMVHLFAPVANAQANVPAFHEIYPDRDAPVLVADGASRRIETMRWGWPPFGEIRRPVTNIRNLASPMWCSALADPARRCIVPVTEFSEWSQKPDAATGRKRKHWFALKDQPLFAFAGLWRQAEGGPRFAFLTCEANALVGAVHPKAMPVILGSSLEAARWLSADGAGAAGMQRPYPDDAMIEVDIAEPPPAQPSLF; encoded by the coding sequence ATGTGCAACCTCTATCGCATGACCAGCAACGTGCAAGCCATGGTGCACCTGTTCGCCCCGGTGGCAAATGCGCAGGCGAACGTGCCCGCATTCCACGAGATCTACCCCGACCGCGATGCCCCCGTGCTGGTGGCAGACGGTGCCTCGCGGCGGATCGAGACAATGCGCTGGGGCTGGCCGCCATTTGGCGAAATCAGGCGCCCGGTGACCAACATCCGCAATCTCGCCTCGCCAATGTGGTGCAGCGCGCTGGCCGATCCGGCGCGGCGCTGCATCGTGCCGGTTACCGAGTTTTCCGAATGGTCGCAGAAGCCCGATGCCGCCACCGGGCGCAAGCGCAAGCACTGGTTCGCGCTCAAGGACCAACCGCTGTTCGCCTTTGCCGGACTGTGGCGGCAGGCAGAGGGCGGCCCCCGCTTTGCGTTCCTGACGTGCGAGGCGAACGCGCTGGTCGGCGCTGTCCACCCCAAGGCGATGCCCGTCATCCTCGGCTCCAGCCTGGAAGCGGCTCGCTGGCTTTCGGCCGATGGCGCAGGCGCCGCAGGGATGCAGCGGCCCTATCCAGACGACGCGATGATCGAGGTCGACATTGCGGAGCCGCCACCGGCACAGCCCAGCCTGTTCTGA
- a CDS encoding HPP family protein has protein sequence MFRFPRPTAIGQLRFGGRLGWARGAIGALIGVALAAVFGLTVPDAYHWPWIVAPVGASAVLVFAVPASPLAQPWPVFGGNMLAALTGLVVGHVIGLPVLAAGISVGLAIAAMTYARCLHPPGGACAILGALAASSPGGGWMSLLLPLGLNLAALIGAGWLYNNLTGHAWPHIPVQAPPMPKGTWAGSYDRADLDAVLDEWDEVLDVNRQDLDSLFRAVERRVLRRWEDDLK, from the coding sequence ATGTTCAGGTTTCCGAGGCCAACCGCCATCGGCCAACTCCGTTTCGGCGGAAGGCTCGGTTGGGCGCGCGGGGCGATTGGTGCGCTGATCGGCGTGGCGCTGGCAGCGGTGTTCGGCCTGACTGTTCCCGATGCCTATCACTGGCCGTGGATCGTGGCGCCGGTTGGCGCTTCGGCAGTGCTTGTCTTTGCCGTTCCCGCAAGCCCTCTGGCGCAGCCCTGGCCGGTGTTTGGCGGCAATATGCTCGCTGCCCTGACCGGGCTGGTGGTGGGCCATGTGATCGGCCTTCCTGTGCTGGCGGCGGGGATTTCGGTCGGCCTCGCGATTGCCGCGATGACGTATGCGCGTTGCCTCCATCCTCCGGGCGGAGCCTGCGCCATTCTCGGGGCGCTGGCCGCATCGTCACCCGGCGGCGGATGGATGAGCCTGTTGCTGCCGCTCGGCCTCAATCTTGCGGCCCTGATCGGTGCAGGCTGGCTTTACAACAACCTCACCGGGCACGCCTGGCCGCACATCCCGGTGCAGGCCCCCCCGATGCCCAAGGGCACTTGGGCCGGGAGCTATGACCGTGCCGATCTCGACGCTGTCCTCGACGAGTGGGACGAAGTGCTCGACGTAAACCGGCAGGACCTCGATTCCCTTTTCCGCGCGGTCGAACGCCGGGTGCTCCGGCGCTGGGAGGACGATCTCAAGTAG
- the rpsI gene encoding 30S ribosomal protein S9, which produces MAETENTVSSLSDLKDLTAAAPVSAASDGVGEAGEVAAPVIRTGPPAPIRDREVDAQGRSYATGRRKDAVARVWLKPGSGKVTVNGRDQAVYFARPTLRLVINQPFQVAGREEQYDIVCTVKGGGLSGQAGAVKHGIAQALSKFEPELRSAVKAAGFLTRDPRVVERKKYGKAKARKSFQFSKR; this is translated from the coding sequence ATGGCCGAAACCGAAAACACCGTATCGAGCCTGTCGGATCTCAAGGATCTGACGGCTGCTGCACCTGTCTCGGCTGCGTCTGATGGCGTTGGCGAAGCTGGTGAAGTTGCCGCTCCCGTCATTCGCACGGGTCCCCCGGCACCGATCCGCGACCGCGAAGTCGATGCCCAGGGCCGTTCGTATGCAACCGGTCGCCGCAAGGACGCTGTTGCCCGCGTGTGGCTCAAGCCTGGCTCGGGCAAGGTCACCGTCAATGGCCGCGATCAGGCCGTCTACTTCGCCCGTCCGACCCTGCGTCTGGTGATCAACCAGCCGTTCCAGGTTGCCGGTCGTGAAGAGCAGTACGACATCGTCTGCACCGTCAAGGGTGGCGGCCTTTCGGGCCAGGCCGGCGCGGTAAAGCACGGCATCGCTCAAGCCCTGTCGAAGTTCGAACCCGAACTGCGCAGCGCCGTCAAGGCAGCCGGCTTCCTGACCCGCGATCCGCGCGTCGTGGAACGCAAGAAGTACGGCAAGGCAAAGGCACGCAAGAGCTTCCAGTTCTCGAAGCGCTAA
- the rplM gene encoding 50S ribosomal protein L13, translating into MKALSKVTRSIKPAEVVKNWHLIDAEGLVVGRLAVIIANRLRGKHKPSFTPHVDCGDHVVVINADKVRLTGNKLKNKIYYKHTGYAGGIKEVTADKVLGGRFPERVLEKAVERMIPRGPLGRAQMRALHLYAGAEHPHAGTQPVALDVASMNRKNKVGA; encoded by the coding sequence ATGAAGGCACTGAGCAAGGTCACCCGGTCGATCAAACCGGCCGAGGTGGTAAAGAACTGGCATCTTATCGATGCCGAAGGTCTGGTGGTTGGCCGTCTGGCTGTCATCATCGCCAACCGTCTGCGCGGCAAGCACAAGCCGAGCTTCACGCCCCACGTCGATTGCGGCGATCACGTTGTCGTGATCAACGCCGACAAGGTGCGCCTGACGGGCAACAAGCTGAAGAACAAGATCTATTACAAGCACACCGGTTATGCCGGCGGCATCAAGGAAGTCACCGCGGACAAGGTCCTCGGTGGTCGCTTCCCTGAGCGCGTGCTTGAAAAGGCGGTTGAACGCATGATCCCGCGCGGTCCTCTCGGCCGTGCGCAGATGCGCGCCCTTCACCTCTATGCAGGGGCTGAACACCCGCATGCAGGCACCCAGCCGGTGGCGCTCGACGTCGCTTCGATGAACCGCAAGAACAAGGTGGGTGCATAA